A single genomic interval of Solimonas sp. K1W22B-7 harbors:
- a CDS encoding SMI1/KNR4 family protein, producing MLDLARVAGFILLIGGLALTQTPWVSSDMRMFGYSLMPLGAALWVFSFMLRAIRSGRWIWPAYIVLSAAVLVNWLRLQGFPWDGYDRSGLFGKVALVGPPVLLAWWVLGNVLVRTHRQQWRKHRALHPPPPPPQKKAATPAAALYEAFRLARHIGKKKQDLRPAPTEPEITALEATLGLSFPFPPDFRRYLREISQLEIGSLAPAAITDPDAPNYLPRLFEQARAQGLPARLLPFCSADGDWYCFTASGAIEFWSAHVEAHDHWPSLADWIHQVWLREAAAPDLPRAPKLGTGVSALGADRIPWQVDP from the coding sequence ATGCTTGACCTGGCCAGGGTAGCGGGCTTCATCCTGTTGATCGGCGGGCTCGCCCTGACCCAGACGCCCTGGGTCTCGTCCGACATGCGCATGTTCGGCTACTCCCTCATGCCCCTGGGCGCCGCATTGTGGGTCTTCAGTTTCATGCTGCGCGCCATCAGGTCCGGGCGCTGGATCTGGCCGGCCTACATCGTGCTGAGCGCCGCCGTGCTGGTGAACTGGCTGCGGCTGCAGGGCTTCCCCTGGGACGGTTACGATCGCAGCGGCCTGTTCGGCAAGGTCGCGCTGGTAGGCCCCCCCGTGCTGCTCGCCTGGTGGGTGCTGGGCAACGTGCTGGTGCGCACGCACCGCCAGCAGTGGCGCAAGCACCGCGCCCTGCATCCGCCCCCGCCGCCCCCGCAGAAGAAAGCCGCCACACCCGCGGCGGCACTGTACGAAGCCTTCCGCCTGGCGCGCCACATCGGCAAGAAGAAGCAGGACCTGCGCCCCGCTCCCACCGAGCCCGAAATCACCGCCCTGGAAGCCACCCTGGGCCTCAGCTTCCCGTTCCCGCCGGACTTCCGCCGCTACCTGCGCGAGATCAGCCAGCTCGAGATCGGCAGCCTCGCCCCCGCCGCCATCACCGATCCCGACGCGCCCAACTATCTGCCGCGCCTGTTCGAGCAGGCCCGTGCGCAGGGCCTGCCCGCCCGCCTGCTGCCGTTCTGCAGCGCCGACGGCGACTGGTACTGCTTCACCGCCTCCGGCGCGATCGAATTCTGGTCCGCCCACGTCGAAGCCCACGACCACTGGCCCAGCCTGGCCGACTGGATACACCAGGTCTGGCTGCGCGAAGCCGCCGCGCCCGACCTGCCGCGCGCGCCCAAGCTCGGCACCGGCGTCTCCGCACTGGGCGCCGACCGCATCCCCTGGCAGGTCGATCCGTAA
- a CDS encoding cold shock domain-containing protein has translation MRYQGKIVEWNEERGFGFIEWNGGGDRLFLHISAISDRGRRPVQGDIVSYEVARADDGRQQAARVHYVRAQAAPPLPAAAPAGSPRPAARRSGGPGRLVRNAAILLLAAGGGLMAARHQIPAGGVTAVPEQHRAATGSAAPAWRCEGKTHCTQMSSCAEATYYINHCPGTQMDGDADGIPCEDQLCRP, from the coding sequence ATGCGCTACCAGGGCAAGATCGTGGAGTGGAACGAGGAGCGCGGCTTCGGCTTCATCGAATGGAACGGCGGCGGCGACCGCCTGTTCCTGCACATCAGCGCCATCAGCGACCGCGGGCGCCGGCCCGTGCAGGGCGACATCGTCAGCTACGAAGTCGCGCGTGCCGACGATGGCCGCCAGCAGGCCGCCAGGGTCCACTACGTCCGCGCCCAGGCCGCACCGCCCCTGCCGGCCGCCGCACCCGCCGGCTCGCCGCGTCCCGCCGCGCGCCGTAGCGGCGGTCCCGGCCGGCTCGTGCGCAATGCCGCAATCCTGTTGCTGGCCGCGGGCGGCGGCCTGATGGCCGCGCGTCACCAGATTCCCGCGGGCGGGGTCACCGCCGTGCCCGAGCAGCACAGGGCCGCCACAGGCTCCGCAGCGCCGGCCTGGCGCTGCGAGGGCAAGACCCACTGCACGCAGATGAGTTCCTGCGCAGAAGCGACGTATTACATCAATCACTGTCCGGGCACCCAGATGGACGGCGACGCCGACGGCATACCCTGCGAAGACCAGCTTTGCAGGCCCTAG
- a CDS encoding DUF4288 domain-containing protein: MKDSRNMSPVGWYVASYLLRFTERGKQGLNDPEARFLTWENTVLVKARGLDQAYEKVARLAKQNTGPYKGGPSGVPVQWVFEGITEILPIYEKIEDGAEIMWAEHKPRKLKNIRASVRKKGEFRQ; this comes from the coding sequence ATGAAAGACTCCAGGAATATGTCCCCCGTCGGCTGGTACGTTGCGTCCTACCTGCTTCGCTTCACCGAAAGAGGCAAGCAAGGTCTCAACGATCCGGAAGCGCGCTTCCTGACATGGGAGAACACGGTCCTGGTCAAGGCTCGCGGCCTGGATCAAGCCTATGAAAAGGTGGCCAGGCTGGCCAAGCAGAACACCGGGCCCTACAAAGGCGGGCCCTCCGGCGTTCCCGTTCAATGGGTATTCGAAGGCATCACCGAGATTCTGCCCATCTATGAAAAGATTGAAGATGGAGCAGAGATCATGTGGGCTGAGCACAAGCCCAGGAAGCTCAAAAACATTCGGGCATCGGTAAGGAAGAAGGGGGAGTTCCGTCAATGA
- a CDS encoding SMI1/KNR4 family protein: MSMLEDTRNAGVRLLVIGFTLLLAGWIIPTAGIVGFVFMFAGVVVAGAAQLVLAVLQRRWFWPFYILSGFLVMPQWLFTWMRLRQEEPNLVLGTVTLVVPLVLIGWWMLGEFIGRLLYGADPVKQRRSWREQLQEVRSIVAQGENAGLPRRLPDAPRPPPSLRLDAALTLDQLFTLLRRHGSKTPELRRLPTEAEIADMEAALGVHFTPDYRRYLREVSHLVLGDYVLATITDAQAPTHLPRLIEAARHRGLPEPLLPFCEANGDYFCFNARGEIEYWSAVSATNERWPRFADWMRQTWLRDALEEAA, encoded by the coding sequence ATGTCGATGCTTGAAGACACCCGCAACGCCGGGGTGCGGCTGCTCGTGATCGGCTTCACCCTGCTGCTGGCCGGCTGGATCATCCCGACCGCCGGCATCGTCGGCTTCGTCTTCATGTTCGCCGGCGTGGTGGTGGCCGGGGCCGCGCAGCTGGTGCTCGCGGTCCTGCAGCGGCGCTGGTTCTGGCCCTTCTACATCCTGTCGGGCTTCCTGGTCATGCCGCAGTGGCTGTTCACCTGGATGCGCCTGCGCCAGGAAGAGCCGAACCTGGTCCTCGGCACCGTCACGCTGGTCGTGCCGCTGGTGCTGATCGGCTGGTGGATGCTGGGCGAATTCATCGGGCGCCTGCTCTACGGCGCCGATCCCGTCAAGCAGCGGCGCTCGTGGCGCGAGCAACTGCAGGAAGTGCGCAGCATCGTCGCCCAGGGCGAAAACGCCGGCCTGCCGCGGCGCCTGCCTGACGCCCCCCGCCCACCGCCGTCGCTGCGGCTCGACGCAGCCCTGACGCTCGACCAGCTCTTCACCCTGCTGCGCCGCCACGGCAGCAAGACGCCCGAGCTGCGCCGCCTGCCCACCGAGGCCGAGATCGCCGACATGGAAGCCGCGCTGGGTGTCCACTTCACCCCCGACTACCGGCGCTACCTGCGCGAGGTCAGCCACCTCGTGCTGGGCGACTACGTCCTGGCCACCATCACCGACGCGCAAGCGCCCACGCACCTGCCGCGCCTGATCGAAGCCGCGCGCCATCGCGGCCTGCCCGAACCGCTGCTGCCCTTCTGCGAAGCCAACGGCGACTATTTCTGTTTCAACGCCCGCGGCGAAATCGAATACTGGTCCGCCGTCAGTGCCACCAACGAACGCTGGCCGCGCTTCGCCGACTGGATGCGCCAGACCTGGCTGCGCGACGCCCTGGAAGAGGCGGCATAG
- a CDS encoding terminase small subunit, translated as MTTPTTPWPSHHMSRDEVLAHLSRAARFDPRSLFDATGNLKPPQDWSEDTAAAIAGIDIEELQSTKRKDADDGTSESRQLRKIKTVDRIKALELLGKVHGLFDSTEPGSDETDGGLAALLAQAAEQNGGVHGLLR; from the coding sequence ATGACCACCCCCACCACCCCCTGGCCCAGCCACCACATGTCCCGCGACGAAGTCCTCGCCCATCTCTCCCGCGCCGCCCGCTTCGACCCGCGCAGCCTGTTCGACGCCACCGGCAACCTCAAGCCGCCGCAGGACTGGAGCGAAGACACCGCCGCCGCCATCGCCGGCATCGACATCGAAGAGCTGCAATCCACCAAGCGCAAGGACGCCGACGACGGCACCAGCGAATCGCGCCAGCTGCGCAAGATCAAGACCGTCGATCGCATCAAGGCGCTCGAACTGCTCGGCAAGGTCCACGGCCTGTTCGACAGCACCGAGCCCGGCAGCGACGAAACCGACGGCGGACTCGCCGCCCTGCTGGCCCAGGCCGCCGAACAGAACGGAGGCGTCCATGGACTCCTGCGCTGA
- a CDS encoding terminase — translation MDSCAEPSPLTDRAWRLRNLYWIKDKDGRRIRFVPNWAQQRAFDSLSSNNLELKVRQLGITTGYCMLWLDTCLFSPDVAVGVIAHTKEDAKVIFRDKIKFAYDNLPADLRAAVPAVKQTESEIIFGNGSSIRVGLTFRSGTVQVLHVTEYGYICAHYPRRAQEIRTGAFEAVPKSGIKIIESTARGRAGHFYDLCRLAQQRRSDAPLQHGDWRFSFLPWWEHPEYSIDEPAFVFTEAELRHFTDTETLIGRQLSRGQRCWYARKWRDQGDDVRAEYPSTPEEAFQQSTEGAYYGSPLLEAYRAGRVCELPWDRGLEVETWWDLGVDDSTAIWFLQRQGQQLRVVDYYENSGEGLSHYRGILEQRAQQHGIVYSRHIGPHDLKVRELGNDAKSRLQAAAELGIRFEVAPMLKVADGIEAVRRLLPHCWFDESRTAPGRKALEHYRKEWDAVRGCWKDQPLHDWSSHAADAFRVGAVAGDARLNTRNTRARPIQPARWR, via the coding sequence ATGGACTCCTGCGCTGAACCCAGCCCGCTCACCGACCGCGCCTGGCGCCTGCGCAACCTCTACTGGATCAAGGACAAGGACGGCCGCCGCATCCGCTTCGTCCCCAACTGGGCCCAGCAGCGCGCCTTCGACAGCCTCTCGTCCAACAACCTCGAGCTGAAAGTGCGCCAGCTCGGCATCACCACCGGCTACTGCATGCTCTGGCTCGACACCTGCCTGTTCAGCCCCGACGTCGCCGTCGGCGTCATCGCCCACACCAAGGAAGACGCCAAGGTCATCTTCCGCGACAAGATCAAGTTCGCCTACGACAACCTCCCCGCAGACCTGCGCGCCGCCGTGCCCGCAGTGAAGCAGACCGAGAGCGAAATCATCTTCGGCAACGGCTCCAGCATCCGCGTCGGCCTCACCTTCCGCTCCGGCACCGTGCAAGTGCTGCACGTCACCGAGTACGGCTACATCTGCGCCCACTACCCGCGCCGCGCCCAGGAGATCCGCACCGGCGCCTTCGAGGCCGTCCCCAAGAGCGGCATCAAGATCATCGAATCCACCGCCCGCGGCCGCGCCGGCCACTTCTACGACCTCTGCCGCCTCGCCCAGCAGCGCCGCAGCGATGCGCCCCTGCAGCACGGCGACTGGCGCTTCTCCTTCCTGCCCTGGTGGGAACACCCCGAGTACAGCATCGACGAGCCTGCTTTCGTCTTCACCGAAGCCGAGCTGCGCCACTTCACCGACACCGAAACCCTCATCGGCCGCCAACTCAGCCGCGGCCAGCGCTGCTGGTACGCCCGCAAATGGCGCGACCAGGGCGACGACGTTCGCGCCGAATATCCCTCCACCCCCGAAGAAGCCTTCCAGCAGAGCACCGAAGGCGCCTACTACGGCTCCCCATTGCTCGAAGCCTATCGCGCCGGCCGCGTCTGCGAACTGCCCTGGGACCGCGGCCTTGAAGTCGAAACCTGGTGGGACCTCGGCGTCGACGACAGCACCGCCATCTGGTTCCTGCAGCGCCAGGGCCAGCAGCTGCGCGTCGTCGACTACTACGAAAACAGCGGCGAGGGTTTGTCGCACTATCGCGGCATCCTCGAACAGCGCGCCCAGCAACACGGCATCGTCTACAGCCGCCACATCGGCCCGCACGACCTCAAGGTGCGAGAGCTCGGCAACGACGCCAAGTCGCGCCTGCAGGCCGCCGCCGAACTCGGCATCCGCTTCGAAGTCGCCCCCATGCTCAAAGTGGCAGACGGCATCGAAGCCGTCCGCCGCCTGCTGCCGCACTGCTGGTTCGACGAAAGCCGCACCGCCCCGGGCCGCAAAGCCCTCGAGCACTACCGCAAGGAATGGGACGCCGTCCGCGGCTGCTGGAAAGACCAGCCATTGCACGACTGGAGCTCCCACGCCGCCGACGCCTTCCGCGTGGGCGCCGTCGCCGGAGACGCACGCCTCAACACCCGCAACACCCGCGCCCGCCCCATCCAACCCGCCCGCTGGCGCTGA
- a CDS encoding GNAT family N-acetyltransferase, translating into MKYQLREFQISDAAAVDAVVLAAFSEFRDAYTDWQAFSHGLGQMVAMAGVSEIIVAENEGRVVGAVAYVAAGQPRKAFFPEEWPIVRMLVVLPSCRGLGIGRALTQECIRRAERDGATLIALHTSQLMAVALPMYERMGFRLEREAPSIFGVPYGIYVKRLHAQQVLQADTAAPRG; encoded by the coding sequence ATGAAGTATCAGCTCAGAGAATTTCAGATTTCAGATGCCGCGGCAGTGGATGCTGTCGTTCTTGCCGCGTTCTCGGAGTTTCGCGACGCCTATACGGATTGGCAGGCGTTCTCTCATGGCCTGGGTCAGATGGTAGCCATGGCCGGGGTCAGCGAGATCATCGTCGCAGAGAATGAGGGGCGGGTGGTTGGTGCGGTGGCCTATGTCGCGGCAGGCCAGCCCAGGAAAGCGTTCTTTCCTGAGGAATGGCCCATAGTGCGCATGCTCGTGGTCCTGCCAAGCTGTCGTGGGCTCGGCATCGGCCGGGCTCTAACGCAGGAGTGCATCCGTCGTGCGGAGCGCGACGGTGCGACGCTTATTGCCTTGCATACAAGCCAGCTCATGGCGGTCGCTTTGCCCATGTACGAGCGCATGGGGTTTCGGCTGGAGCGCGAGGCACCGTCCATCTTTGGCGTGCCGTACGGCATCTATGTCAAGCGGTTGCACGCTCAACAAGTGCTTCAAGCCGACACGGCTGCGCCGCGCGGCTGA